The window AATACTACTAATTCTATGATAAAACATGACAAACGAAACGTGTCCCCTTGTCATGATGACTGCATTTTAGACAATACTTTCTTGATTGTATTTAGATTTCGACTTGTTAAATGGGCTTGATATTTTTTCTTACCTAGTAGTTTTCCAAAAGGTGTTTTCAATGTATATCCTTTTGGCACCAACCAATACAGTTCACCACCTTTTATGGCAATCTGTTCTCCTTCTATAGCTGTTGTGGTATCATACTCATCTACAATCTTTTTTCTATGAATAGCCGTATCAACCAACATCCAGTATAAATTATATTTCTTGGTATCGTAGTCCATAGCATATTCTATAATATGTTTAACATCCTCATCCGTTTTCAAGAATATATAGACTTGTCTATTATAGTAAAGTGACAAGTCATCTTCAATTTGCTTAACGATTGCGGATGCATGCAGACCTTCATTCTCAGCAAAAATGACATTCCCTGTTGCTAATACGGTTGTTACCTCACAAAATCCAAGTTTCTCAAACCGCTCCTTAATAACCCCCATGGTCA is drawn from Vallitalea pronyensis and contains these coding sequences:
- a CDS encoding DUF1697 domain-containing protein, which translates into the protein MSYERRDLMIYCAFFRGVNVNGVKMTMGVIKERFEKLGFCEVTTVLATGNVIFAENEGLHASAIVKQIEDDLSLYYNRQVYIFLKTDEDVKHIIEYAMDYDTKKYNLYWMLVDTAIHRKKIVDEYDTTTAIEGEQIAIKGGELYWLVPKGYTLKTPFGKLLGKKKYQAHLTSRNLNTIKKVLSKMQSS